In Oryza glaberrima chromosome 8, OglaRS2, whole genome shotgun sequence, the following are encoded in one genomic region:
- the LOC127782718 gene encoding ACT domain-containing protein DS12, chloroplastic isoform X1 — protein sequence MAEMAVTAALRPCSGVSPAVSGTSHRRRRPAAWRALAPPPPHAGLRLSSPAVRVPRAASSAAVEQDGSSSNTDTVPTPKVIIDQDSDPDATIVEITLGDRLGDLLDTMNALKNLGLNVVKASVCLDSTGKHIKLAITKLSTGRKIGEPELLEAVRLTIINNMIQYHPEASSQLALGATFGPEPPTELVDVDIATHIDIYDDGPDRSLLVVETADRPGLLVDLVKIIDDINITVQSGEFDTEGLLAKAKFHVSYRGKPLIKALQQVLANSLRYFLRRPTTEEGSY from the exons ATGGCCGAAATGGCAGTCACCGCCGCCCTCCGGCCCTGCTCCGGCGTCTCGCCGGCGGTGTCTGGgaccagccaccgccgccgccgccccgccgcgtgGCGggctctcgcgccgccgccgccgcacgctggGCTGAG GCTGTCCTCTCCTGCTGTCAGGGTTCCTAGAGCTGCTTCCTCTGCGGCTGTCGAG CAGGATGGGAGCTCTAGCAACACTGACACAGTTCCTACCCCGAAAGTTATAATAGATCAAGACTCAGATCCGGATGCGACCATTGTAGAGATAACTTTGGGTGACCGTCTCGGTGATCTTCTTGATACC ATGAATGCCCTGAAGAATTTAGGGCTAAATGTTGTGAAAGCTAGCGTCTGCCTCGATTCTACTGGCAAGCATATTAAGTTAGCTATAACAAAATT GTCGACTGGTCGCAAAATTGGTGAACCAGAGTTGTTAGAAGCAGTACGGCTGACAATTATAAACAACATGATTCAGTACCACCCA GAAGCTAGCAGCCAATTGGCTCTGGGTGCAACTTTTGGTCCAGAGCCCCCTACAGAACTG GTTGATGTGGACATAGCAACCCACATAGACATATATGATGATGGCCCTGACAGAAG CTTACTTGTAGTGGAAACAGCTGACCGACCAGGTTTGTTGGTTGACCTTGTTAAGATCATTGATGACATCAACATCACCGTCCAATCTGGAGAATTTGACACTGAG GGCCTACTGGCTAAAGCAAAATTCCATGTCAGTTATAGGGGTAAACCATTGATCAAAGCCTTGCAGCAG GTTCTTGCTAATAGCTTGCGCTATTTCTTGAGGAGGCCGACGACAGAGGAGGG
- the LOC127782718 gene encoding ACT domain-containing protein DS12, chloroplastic isoform X2 — MAEMAVTAALRPCSGVSPAVSGTSHRRRRPAAWRALAPPPPHAGLRLSSPAVRVPRAASSAAVEDGSSSNTDTVPTPKVIIDQDSDPDATIVEITLGDRLGDLLDTMNALKNLGLNVVKASVCLDSTGKHIKLAITKLSTGRKIGEPELLEAVRLTIINNMIQYHPEASSQLALGATFGPEPPTELVDVDIATHIDIYDDGPDRSLLVVETADRPGLLVDLVKIIDDINITVQSGEFDTEGLLAKAKFHVSYRGKPLIKALQQVLANSLRYFLRRPTTEEGSY, encoded by the exons ATGGCCGAAATGGCAGTCACCGCCGCCCTCCGGCCCTGCTCCGGCGTCTCGCCGGCGGTGTCTGGgaccagccaccgccgccgccgccccgccgcgtgGCGggctctcgcgccgccgccgccgcacgctggGCTGAG GCTGTCCTCTCCTGCTGTCAGGGTTCCTAGAGCTGCTTCCTCTGCGGCTGTCGAG GATGGGAGCTCTAGCAACACTGACACAGTTCCTACCCCGAAAGTTATAATAGATCAAGACTCAGATCCGGATGCGACCATTGTAGAGATAACTTTGGGTGACCGTCTCGGTGATCTTCTTGATACC ATGAATGCCCTGAAGAATTTAGGGCTAAATGTTGTGAAAGCTAGCGTCTGCCTCGATTCTACTGGCAAGCATATTAAGTTAGCTATAACAAAATT GTCGACTGGTCGCAAAATTGGTGAACCAGAGTTGTTAGAAGCAGTACGGCTGACAATTATAAACAACATGATTCAGTACCACCCA GAAGCTAGCAGCCAATTGGCTCTGGGTGCAACTTTTGGTCCAGAGCCCCCTACAGAACTG GTTGATGTGGACATAGCAACCCACATAGACATATATGATGATGGCCCTGACAGAAG CTTACTTGTAGTGGAAACAGCTGACCGACCAGGTTTGTTGGTTGACCTTGTTAAGATCATTGATGACATCAACATCACCGTCCAATCTGGAGAATTTGACACTGAG GGCCTACTGGCTAAAGCAAAATTCCATGTCAGTTATAGGGGTAAACCATTGATCAAAGCCTTGCAGCAG GTTCTTGCTAATAGCTTGCGCTATTTCTTGAGGAGGCCGACGACAGAGGAGGG
- the LOC127782001 gene encoding RNA polymerase sigma factor sigF, chloroplastic: protein MNSGGRSLLSSPLFASSSPAFRGGPAAASCSSSSSPSPSSRATVVPMVHDTGGGRASSTACHYSPSLVAAEPEEHVHGRSKDDDDDAAVSLMGEKALLELLLDMALEQHAPGKKLPAEEREENEFDIYLRDDKSHVLYHPEFSSTSVSSSPLSVKSSERSDLGTASAVLTKDVALLAEETDILATQLKASQLYSVDSSKSNEELQSKGQVFVRSTRLLERRSKRRYAPRASIADVSCSADNSKKKEKSKKYGRVLEPDEPFKLFLRDRETTEFLTAKEERHLFSKIQILMKIEEAHRKLEVQCGREPTLAEWAEAVGMSSKELQSSIRTGRRCREKMARSNFRLVIHVARKYEGYGLDIQDLVQDGCSGLMKTFEKFNPSKGCRFPTYAYWWIRQSIKKSIFKNSRLIRLPESVYALLRKVGKARMECIMEGEQPTNANVARRAGITIEKLAKLRAKTRKPRSMQDHVWSDEGVTFQEITEDPNVEPPDLSVDRMMMRQQVRDFLGILSPREKEIIEHRFGIHDGEPKTLHVIGDMFGLSKERIRQLQNRALEKLKRSASLQGFDVYFDLLT, encoded by the exons atgAATTCCGGCGGCCGGAGCCTCCTCTCGTCCCCgctcttcgccagctcttccCCGGCCTTCCgcggcggccccgccgccgcctcctgctcctcgtcttcctccccgtccccctcctcccgcgccACTG TGGTGCCCATGGTGCACGAcaccggcggcgggcgagcgtcGTCGACGGCGTGCCACTACTCGCCGtcgctggtggcggcggagccggaggagcaCGTCCACGGCCGCtccaaggacgacgacgacgacgccgccgtgtCGCTCATGGGCGAGAAGGCCTTGCTGGAGCTGCTCCTCGACATG GCTTTGGAACAACACGCACCAGGGAAGAAGCTACCAGCTGAAGAGAGGGAAGAGAATGAGTTCGACATCTATCTGAGAGATGATAAAAGCCATGTCCTTTACCATCCAGAATTCAG CTCTACATCTGTGAGTTCTTCACCATTGTCCGTAAAGTCTAGCGAAAGATCGGATCTTGGTACAGCTTCAGCGGTTCTGACGAAGGACGTGGCATTATTAGCAGAAGAAACAGACATTTTAGCAACCCAACTGAAAGCATCGCAACTTTACAG TGTGGATTCGAGCAAGTCAAATGAAGAACTGCAGAGCAAGGGTCAGGTGTTCGTTAGATCGACGAGGTTACTCGAGAGGAGATCCAAGCGGCGTTATGCTCCTCGAGCATCGATCGCTGATGTTTCCTGCAGCGCTGACAATtcgaagaagaaagagaaatcaAAGAAGTATGGCAGAGTTCTTGAACCAGATGAGCCTTTCAAGCTGTTCCTAAGAGATCGGGAGACGACGGAATTCCTGACAGCAAAAGAGGAGAGACATTTGTTCAGTAAAATACAG ATTCTTATGAAAATAGAGGAGGCTCACCGGAAACTAGAAGTTCAATGTGGCCGTGAGCCGACATTGGCAGAGTGGGCTGAGGCTGTAGGGATGAGCAGCAAGGAGCTGCAGTCCTCTATTCGCACCGGAAGACGGTGCCGGGAGAAGATGGCTCGATCGAACTTCAGGCTTGTGATTCATGTAGCTAGGAAGTATGAAGGATATGGTCTTGACATCCAGGACCTTGTTCAG GATGGATGCAGTGGGTTGATGAAGACCTTTGAGAAGTTCAATCCCAGCAAGGGGTGTCGATTCCCGACCTACGCATATTGGTGGATACGCCAATCGATTAAGAAGTCAATCTTCAAGAACTCAAGACTAATTCGGTTACCG GAGAGTGTGTATGCGCTTCTGAGAAAGGTGGGCAAGGCAAGGATGGAATGCATCATGGAAGGGGAGCAACCCACCAACGCGAACGTAGCGAGGCGCGCCGGCATCACCATCGAGAAGCTTGCGAAGCTCCGAGCGAAAACCCGGAAACCCCGGTCGATGCAGGATCATGTCTGGTCAGATGAGGGTGTCACCTTCCAG GAGATCACAGAAGACCCAAATGTGGAGCCACCTGACCTGAGTGTGGACAGGATGATGATGAGGCAGCAGGTGAGGGACTTCCTGGGGATCCTGAGCCCCAGGGAGAAGGAGATCATCGAGCACCGATTCGGGATCCACGACGGCGAGCCGAAGACGCTACATGTCATCGGGGACATGTTTGGGCTGTCCAAGGAGAGGATCAGGCAGCTGCAGAACCGGGCGCTGGAGAAGCTCAAGAGGAGTGCATCCTTGCAGGGGTTTGATGTCTACTTTGATTTGCTAACCTGA